In Geminocystis sp. NIES-3708, a single window of DNA contains:
- a CDS encoding YqeG family HAD IIIA-type phosphatase codes for MSRAKILQPDLVLGDIVIHLSPTLIQKHNLKGLVLDVDETLVPWNEKELSSELMEWVTLMRQITDLWLVSNNLSQNRISAIASSLDLPFIFGAAKPSRRKLRQAVEAMNHPVEQVAMVGDRLFTDVLAGNRLGMFTILVEPMVELEKRKSLSIRNFEVWLSQKLGVSVYKS; via the coding sequence ATGTCCAGAGCAAAAATTTTACAACCTGATTTAGTTTTAGGGGATATTGTTATTCATCTTAGTCCTACCTTGATTCAAAAACATAATCTCAAAGGATTAGTGCTAGATGTTGATGAAACCCTTGTACCTTGGAATGAAAAAGAGCTATCTTCGGAATTAATGGAATGGGTTACTCTGATGCGTCAAATTACCGATTTATGGTTAGTTAGTAATAATCTTAGTCAAAATCGGATTAGCGCCATCGCCTCTAGTTTAGATTTACCCTTTATTTTTGGTGCGGCTAAACCATCTCGTCGCAAACTTCGCCAAGCAGTTGAAGCGATGAATCATCCCGTCGAACAAGTTGCGATGGTAGGCGATCGTTTATTTACTGATGTTTTAGCAGGTAATCGTTTAGGGATGTTTACCATTTTAGTTGAGCCAATGGTGGAACTTGAAAAAAGAAAATCTTTATCGATACGCAATTTTGAAGTATGGTTATCACAAAAACTAGGTGTTTCTGTTTACAAAAGTTAA
- the lepB gene encoding signal peptidase I, giving the protein MSENLPKKPSPDILTQEENPWVEILKTIGLAAVLSFGIRTFVAEARYIPSSSMEPTLLINDRLIIEKMSYRFHEPQRGDVVVFNATEALQRENLKDAFIKRIIGLPGDEVKVRHGEVIVNNQVLKEAYIKEAPQYDYGPVIVPEDQYLVLGDNRNNSYDSHFWGFVPREKFIGRASIRFWPPGRMGFIDEKPAYADTPKKENKEN; this is encoded by the coding sequence ATGAGTGAAAATTTACCAAAAAAACCATCGCCAGATATTCTTACTCAAGAAGAAAATCCTTGGGTAGAAATATTAAAAACTATTGGTTTGGCGGCAGTTTTATCCTTTGGTATTCGTACTTTTGTCGCTGAGGCTCGATATATTCCTTCGTCTTCTATGGAACCTACTTTACTAATAAATGATCGCTTAATTATTGAAAAAATGAGTTATCGTTTTCATGAACCACAAAGAGGCGATGTAGTTGTTTTTAACGCTACAGAAGCATTACAAAGAGAGAACTTAAAAGATGCTTTTATTAAAAGAATTATCGGCTTACCTGGTGATGAAGTCAAAGTTCGTCATGGAGAAGTTATCGTCAACAATCAAGTATTAAAAGAAGCATATATCAAAGAAGCTCCTCAATATGATTATGGACCGGTAATTGTGCCTGAAGATCAGTATTTAGTGTTGGGAGATAACCGTAATAACAGCTATGATTCTCATTTTTGGGGATTTGTCCCACGAGAAAAATTTATTGGTCGTGCGTCTATCCGTTTTTGGCCTCCTGGGCGAATGGGCTTTATTGACGAAAAACCAGCTTATGCGGACACTCCAAAAAAAGAAAACAAGGAAAATTAA
- a CDS encoding DICT sensory domain-containing protein, with translation MSNPNSVVTELLNSFPQGCTQMYFKSSLTALSHAMEDQVLASDEQPLIIASFQKEKFYRQEAHRYGRIGKISPHVYVLAAPETEFSSTTDVYEKVAFTEDDALSHEWHLVVIAKNYANCLICREKTHLPKTSTSETAMDNSRRFEGIWTFDRQISAKAAEILLKRIAGYRPELKKKINQELKLYCQQGKKSSKSLQLDTLDSPMINPDPFVQRLVTYLQAGQYKLIKANRFLSTKEKKERLLNSVTGAIRRSLNPHEILQVAVDKLGEGLGVCRCLIYRCQETDFSATIHHEFLSEKIKSIKGKTWPLKDNPLFQEILQIRESIGIDDVTIDPRIQDQQSQLSQLIHSCSIISWLIVPILYQGKLLGIMELHHCDSIPITWKPEDIALVDAIATQVGVALIQAESYANLENLNEQLEALDRTRSNLVAITGHELRTPLSTIQVCLESLANEPDMSEELRQVMLSTALHDAERMRKLVQDFLTLSQLEGGTVEWNPEPLSLEECIDLSLSHIRSRQDQSGIPTIKNLVVHELPLVQADGEWLVEVLSKLLDNACKFTDGNGTITIQVQEIEGDTDTLEVTISDNGRGIEPDRLDQVFDRFYQEEGALRRSAGGTGLGLAICRQIVKNWGGKIWAESVGKNLGSKFHFTVPKFNNTISTNSQTIKKNRRQSSQDSLK, from the coding sequence ATGAGTAATCCTAATTCTGTCGTTACTGAGCTATTAAACTCCTTTCCTCAAGGTTGTACTCAAATGTATTTTAAATCTTCTTTAACGGCTCTTTCTCATGCGATGGAAGATCAAGTTTTAGCTAGTGATGAACAGCCTTTAATTATTGCTAGTTTTCAAAAAGAAAAATTTTATCGTCAAGAAGCTCATCGTTATGGGCGTATTGGTAAAATCTCACCCCATGTTTATGTTTTGGCAGCTCCAGAAACAGAATTTAGTAGTACTACTGATGTTTATGAAAAGGTTGCTTTTACAGAAGATGATGCTTTAAGTCATGAATGGCATTTAGTGGTAATTGCTAAAAATTATGCTAATTGTTTAATTTGTCGTGAAAAAACTCATTTACCAAAAACAAGTACTTCAGAGACTGCCATGGATAATAGTCGTCGCTTTGAGGGTATTTGGACTTTCGATCGCCAAATTAGTGCAAAAGCGGCAGAAATTTTGTTAAAGCGGATTGCTGGTTATCGTCCAGAATTAAAAAAGAAAATTAATCAAGAGTTAAAACTATATTGTCAACAAGGAAAAAAATCTTCCAAATCTTTACAATTAGATACGCTTGATTCTCCGATGATAAATCCTGATCCTTTTGTACAAAGATTAGTGACATATTTACAAGCTGGACAGTACAAACTTATTAAAGCAAATCGTTTTTTGAGTACGAAAGAGAAAAAAGAACGTTTACTTAATTCTGTGACGGGAGCAATACGAAGATCTCTCAATCCTCATGAAATATTACAAGTAGCTGTAGATAAACTAGGAGAAGGCTTAGGGGTTTGTCGTTGTTTGATTTATCGTTGTCAGGAAACAGATTTTAGTGCAACAATTCATCATGAGTTTTTAAGCGAAAAAATTAAATCTATTAAAGGAAAAACTTGGCCTCTTAAAGATAATCCTTTATTTCAGGAAATATTGCAAATTAGAGAATCTATTGGTATTGATGATGTAACTATTGATCCTCGTATTCAAGATCAACAGTCTCAATTATCCCAGTTAATCCACAGTTGTTCAATCATATCTTGGTTGATAGTGCCAATACTTTATCAAGGAAAATTATTAGGGATAATGGAGTTACACCATTGTGATTCTATTCCTATCACTTGGAAACCTGAAGATATTGCTTTAGTTGATGCTATCGCTACTCAAGTTGGTGTTGCTTTAATTCAAGCAGAATCTTATGCTAATTTAGAGAATCTTAACGAACAATTAGAAGCTTTAGATCGTACTCGTTCAAACTTGGTAGCTATTACAGGCCATGAATTGCGTACTCCTTTATCAACCATTCAGGTATGTTTAGAAAGTTTAGCCAATGAGCCAGATATGTCGGAGGAATTACGCCAAGTCATGTTAAGCACAGCCTTACATGATGCTGAAAGAATGCGTAAATTAGTCCAAGATTTTCTTACTCTTTCTCAACTCGAAGGGGGCACCGTAGAATGGAATCCTGAACCTTTATCCTTAGAAGAATGTATTGATCTATCATTATCTCATATTCGTTCTCGTCAAGATCAAAGTGGGATACCAACAATTAAAAACTTAGTAGTGCATGAGTTACCTTTAGTACAAGCCGATGGAGAATGGCTAGTAGAAGTATTAAGTAAATTATTAGATAATGCTTGTAAATTTACCGATGGTAATGGAACAATTACTATTCAAGTACAAGAAATAGAAGGAGATACCGATACCTTAGAAGTAACAATATCAGATAATGGTAGAGGTATTGAACCAGATAGATTAGATCAGGTGTTTGACCGATTTTATCAAGAAGAAGGAGCTTTAAGACGTTCAGCTGGTGGCACTGGATTAGGGTTAGCTATTTGTCGGCAAATAGTAAAAAATTGGGGCGGAAAAATTTGGGCAGAATCTGTTGGTAAAAATCTTGGCAGTAAATTTCATTTCACCGTGCCAAAATTTAACAATACAATTTCAACAAATTCTCAAACAATTAAAAAAAATCGTCGGCAATCATCACAAGATAGCTTGAAATAA
- a CDS encoding 2Fe-2S iron-sulfur cluster-binding protein, with amino-acid sequence MTNIYTVEIINEGQTYTIQVPEDQKILDVAEQQNIVLPNSCNAGVCTTCAAKIISGEVEQSEGMGLSLELQREGYALLCVSYPRSNLKLETGKEDEVYDRQFGKAS; translated from the coding sequence ATGACAAATATCTATACAGTAGAAATTATTAACGAAGGTCAAACTTACACCATACAAGTACCTGAAGATCAAAAAATCTTAGATGTTGCCGAACAACAAAATATTGTTTTACCAAACTCTTGTAATGCTGGAGTTTGTACCACTTGTGCGGCTAAAATTATTAGCGGTGAAGTAGAACAAAGTGAAGGTATGGGGTTATCTCTCGAACTACAAAGAGAAGGTTATGCTTTATTGTGTGTTTCTTATCCTCGTTCAAATTTAAAATTAGAAACAGGTAAAGAGGATGAAGTTTATGATCGTCAATTCGGCAAAGCAAGTTAA
- the trmFO gene encoding FADH(2)-oxidizing methylenetetrahydrofolate--tRNA-(uracil(54)-C(5))-methyltransferase TrmFO, which translates to MKNITVIGGGLAGTEAAWQIAQAGISVDFYEMRPVVKSPAHHSEELAELVCSNSFGADATDRAAGLLHEELRRLNSIIITTADKHRVPAGGALAVDRGVFSEELTQTLANHPLISLKREEIKVIPSDGIVVLATGPLTSAPLAQELQNLTGMDYLNFFDAASPIIVGESIDKDIAFLASRYDKGEAAYLNCPMDKEQYLNFWQELRQAQQAELKDFERENAKFFEACLPIEELAQRGEETMRYGPLKPIGLFDARLGDFKENKDKRPYAVVQLRQEDKAGQLWNMVGFQTNLRWGEQQRVFRLIPGLENAEFVRMGVMHQNTFLNAPQLLKNTLQFKYRDTLLAAGQIIGTEGYTAAAAGGWLAGTNAARIAHNKSPLTLPNVTMMGALFEFISTADAKHFQPMPPNFGIIPSFPDKIRNKRERYQAYAQRSFGAISEISM; encoded by the coding sequence ATGAAAAACATAACTGTAATAGGTGGTGGTTTAGCTGGTACAGAAGCAGCATGGCAAATAGCTCAAGCTGGTATTTCTGTTGATTTCTACGAAATGCGCCCCGTAGTTAAAAGCCCTGCTCATCATAGCGAAGAATTAGCAGAATTAGTTTGTAGTAACTCTTTTGGTGCTGATGCTACTGATAGAGCGGCGGGATTGCTACATGAAGAATTACGCCGTCTAAATTCTATTATTATAACGACTGCGGATAAACATCGTGTACCAGCAGGAGGAGCGTTAGCAGTAGATAGAGGAGTTTTTAGTGAAGAATTAACTCAAACCCTTGCTAATCATCCTTTAATCAGCCTTAAACGAGAAGAAATCAAGGTGATACCATCAGATGGAATTGTAGTATTAGCAACAGGTCCTTTAACAAGTGCTCCCCTTGCTCAAGAATTACAGAATTTGACAGGGATGGACTATCTTAACTTTTTTGATGCAGCAAGTCCTATCATAGTCGGAGAATCAATAGACAAAGATATTGCTTTTCTTGCCTCCCGTTACGATAAAGGAGAAGCCGCATATTTGAATTGCCCAATGGATAAAGAGCAATATTTAAACTTTTGGCAAGAATTACGTCAAGCACAACAAGCAGAATTAAAAGATTTTGAGCGAGAGAATGCTAAATTTTTTGAAGCCTGTTTACCTATTGAAGAATTAGCCCAACGAGGAGAGGAAACCATGAGATATGGTCCTTTAAAACCCATTGGTTTATTTGATGCTCGTTTAGGAGACTTTAAAGAAAATAAAGATAAACGTCCTTATGCTGTCGTACAGTTGCGCCAAGAAGATAAAGCTGGGCAGTTATGGAATATGGTAGGATTTCAAACAAATTTACGATGGGGAGAACAACAAAGGGTATTTCGCTTGATTCCGGGGTTAGAAAATGCTGAATTTGTGCGTATGGGAGTTATGCACCAAAACACTTTTTTAAATGCACCTCAATTGTTAAAAAATACTTTACAGTTTAAATATCGAGACACCTTGTTAGCGGCAGGACAAATAATCGGTACAGAAGGTTATACTGCGGCGGCCGCTGGAGGTTGGTTAGCTGGTACAAATGCCGCTAGAATTGCTCACAATAAATCACCTTTAACTTTACCCAATGTAACTATGATGGGGGCTTTATTCGAGTTTATCAGCACAGCAGACGCTAAACATTTTCAGCCAATGCCTCCTAATTTTGGCATAATTCCTTCCTTTCCTGACAAAATTCGGAATAAACGTGAACGTTATCAAGCCTATGCACAAAGATCATTTGGGGCGATCTCAGAAATTAGTATGTAA
- a CDS encoding PleD family two-component system response regulator — MIKILVVDDNHTPREVICEALKQFNIQVKEAVNGVEAIKILEEEQFNLVITDVVMPEMNGYELCRWIKTNPATEKVPVIICSTKGEDFDIHWATKQGADAYIIKPFKTMELLKTIKYLLKHNV; from the coding sequence ATGATTAAAATTTTAGTTGTTGATGATAATCATACTCCCAGAGAAGTGATCTGCGAAGCACTGAAGCAATTTAATATTCAGGTAAAAGAAGCCGTAAATGGAGTAGAGGCAATAAAAATTTTGGAAGAAGAACAATTTAATCTTGTTATTACAGACGTAGTAATGCCTGAAATGAATGGCTATGAATTGTGTCGTTGGATAAAAACTAATCCCGCTACAGAAAAAGTACCCGTAATTATTTGCTCAACTAAAGGAGAAGATTTTGACATTCATTGGGCGACAAAACAAGGGGCTGATGCTTATATTATTAAGCCTTTCAAAACAATGGAATTACTTAAAACTATCAAGTATTTATTAAAGCACAACGTATAA
- the thiL gene encoding thiamine-phosphate kinase, whose product MVKIEDIGEHQLLAIIRPYCDQEKIGDDGAILDVSLGKKLVITTDILVENVHFSDSTTPPHSIGYRATTANLSDLAAMGATPIALTIGLSLRKDVEISWIESLYQGIQQCLAKYNIKIVGGDITRSIVNTISITAVGEVSQNKAIYRHTAKVGDVILTTGFHGLAKAGLEILLYPEKYSHIDDETRKKVIFAHQYPQPRLDMIKHLKNLHPYPQITGMDSSDGLADAIIQICQMSNVGATINRQKLPIPLAIKKITDDETALNWLLYGGEDFELVLCMNVKVAQYLQLRLGKNCHIIGEINASSEIQLIDHENVYPKLLLNQRKTFQHF is encoded by the coding sequence ATGGTAAAAATAGAAGACATCGGTGAACATCAATTATTAGCAATAATTCGCCCATATTGTGATCAAGAAAAAATAGGAGATGATGGTGCAATTCTTGATGTTAGTCTAGGAAAAAAATTAGTTATTACTACTGATATTTTAGTAGAAAATGTTCACTTTAGCGATAGCACAACACCTCCTCATTCTATCGGTTATCGTGCCACTACTGCTAATTTGTCAGATCTTGCCGCTATGGGTGCAACACCAATCGCCCTCACCATTGGCTTATCCCTCAGAAAAGACGTAGAAATATCATGGATAGAATCTCTATATCAAGGCATTCAACAATGTCTCGCAAAATATAATATCAAAATTGTCGGTGGTGACATCACAAGATCAATAGTAAACACGATCTCTATTACAGCCGTGGGAGAAGTAAGCCAAAATAAAGCCATTTACCGACATACAGCCAAAGTCGGTGACGTAATCTTAACAACAGGGTTTCATGGACTAGCTAAAGCAGGATTAGAAATCTTGCTCTATCCCGAAAAATATAGTCATATTGATGATGAAACTAGAAAAAAAGTCATTTTTGCCCATCAATACCCTCAACCTCGTTTAGACATGATTAAACATTTAAAAAATCTTCATCCTTATCCTCAAATTACGGGTATGGATAGTAGTGACGGATTAGCCGATGCTATTATACAAATTTGTCAAATGAGTAACGTAGGTGCGACAATTAATCGTCAAAAACTCCCTATTCCTTTAGCCATAAAAAAAATAACGGATGATGAAACTGCATTGAATTGGTTACTATACGGGGGAGAAGACTTTGAGTTAGTATTATGCATGAATGTAAAAGTAGCACAATATTTACAACTAAGACTGGGAAAAAATTGTCATATCATAGGTGAAATTAATGCCTCATCTGAGATACAATTAATTGATCATGAAAATGTCTATCCCAAACTTTTATTAAACCAAAGGAAAACTTTTCAACATTTTTAG
- a CDS encoding 4'-phosphopantetheinyl transferase superfamily protein gives MINTENYHQKIDSFYKILFDDEQEKVNTFASDLFKKRFIITRAYLKIILSRYLKIKPEKIYLKYNSKGKPELDTLLFDIQFNLSHKNNYIIYSFSKHTIGIDLEKIDHKTKVEKIAERFFCKNEFDYLKQLDLREKEDYFFKLWTKKEAYLKAIGEGLSGGLDSICFFNNKSKPKMNLIQDNNINYNWYFKTWILADDYIMSIAINSPIKPKFYYYSELGIIDN, from the coding sequence ATGATTAATACAGAAAATTATCATCAAAAAATTGACAGTTTTTACAAGATTTTATTCGATGATGAGCAAGAAAAGGTTAATACATTTGCTTCAGATTTATTTAAAAAACGTTTTATTATAACAAGAGCGTATTTAAAAATTATTTTAAGTCGATATTTAAAGATAAAACCTGAAAAAATTTATTTAAAATATAATTCAAAAGGGAAACCAGAATTAGATACTCTATTATTTGACATTCAATTTAATCTTTCCCATAAAAATAATTATATTATTTATAGCTTTAGTAAACATACAATAGGCATTGATTTAGAAAAAATTGATCATAAAACAAAAGTAGAAAAAATTGCTGAACGTTTTTTTTGTAAGAATGAATTTGATTATTTAAAACAATTAGATTTGAGAGAAAAGGAAGATTATTTTTTTAAACTATGGACAAAGAAAGAAGCCTATTTAAAAGCCATAGGTGAAGGATTATCTGGCGGATTGGATAGTATTTGTTTTTTCAATAATAAATCTAAACCTAAAATGAATTTAATTCAAGATAATAATATAAATTATAATTGGTATTTTAAAACATGGATTTTAGCTGATGATTACATAATGAGTATTGCTATTAATTCACCAATCAAACCAAAATTTTATTATTACTCAGAACTTGGTATAATCGACAATTAA
- a CDS encoding DUF427 domain-containing protein codes for MVKAIWNGVVIAESDNCEMVEGNYYFPENSIKQEYFKPSNTHTTCSWKGVASYYNIVVNGQENKDAAWYYPNPKDKANNIKNYIAFWRGVKVEP; via the coding sequence ATGGTAAAAGCAATTTGGAATGGTGTTGTCATCGCTGAAAGTGATAATTGTGAGATGGTAGAAGGAAACTACTATTTTCCTGAGAATTCTATCAAGCAAGAATATTTTAAACCAAGTAATACTCATACCACTTGTTCTTGGAAAGGTGTTGCTAGTTATTATAATATTGTGGTTAATGGACAAGAAAATAAAGATGCAGCATGGTATTATCCTAATCCAAAAGATAAAGCTAACAATATTAAAAATTATATAGCTTTTTGGCGTGGCGTAAAAGTTGAGCCTTAA
- a CDS encoding DUF58 domain-containing protein encodes MNRQKFLLDNNMFSLTHWLENHWATPAYSGWVLIGIALSFFGAATNTMAGWLYALSGVLLSLLGLNFVISIRTLKQIQIKRLPIKPVSVGDELTTELFIINPTKQVKNFIEVIDEIPLRLSEKIINKIETISPKSELKIVSYNLAKKRGIYHWHHVKIKTATPFGLFYATRQRQVEAKAIIYPQVLPLQTCPLIDNIGTQEARQRQSNKIYQNATEGITKAIREYRYGDATRLIHWRSSARFGDLQVRELETITGGEEIIICLDNSCEWEEKYFEEAVIVASSMYFYASRQQLEVKLWTADIGIIHGNQVTLETLAGINDGVTMMKEIPSSPVIWLSQDINSLSLLTNGSRWMMFSSQHKSQVSVKDNFCRGIFYSEEIPLQSQLQKPLMN; translated from the coding sequence ATGAATCGTCAAAAATTTCTTCTTGATAATAATATGTTTTCTTTAACTCATTGGTTAGAAAATCATTGGGCAACTCCTGCTTATAGTGGTTGGGTATTAATTGGTATTGCATTAAGTTTCTTTGGTGCGGCAACAAATACAATGGCAGGATGGCTTTATGCTTTGAGTGGTGTATTATTATCTTTATTAGGTTTAAATTTTGTTATATCTATTCGTACTTTAAAACAAATTCAGATAAAAAGATTACCGATAAAGCCTGTTAGTGTAGGGGATGAATTAACCACAGAATTATTTATTATTAATCCCACAAAACAAGTAAAAAATTTCATTGAAGTTATTGACGAAATTCCTTTAAGATTGTCAGAAAAAATTATTAATAAAATTGAAACTATATCACCAAAAAGTGAATTAAAAATAGTCTCTTACAATCTTGCTAAAAAAAGAGGTATTTATCATTGGCATCATGTGAAAATAAAAACTGCTACACCTTTTGGACTGTTTTATGCGACTCGACAAAGACAAGTAGAAGCCAAAGCAATTATTTATCCTCAAGTTTTGCCCTTACAAACTTGCCCATTAATTGATAATATCGGTACTCAGGAAGCTAGACAAAGACAAAGTAATAAAATATATCAAAATGCGACGGAAGGAATAACAAAAGCAATACGAGAATATCGTTACGGAGATGCCACTAGATTAATACATTGGCGTAGCAGTGCACGTTTTGGTGATTTACAGGTAAGGGAATTAGAGACTATTACTGGGGGAGAAGAGATTATTATTTGTTTAGACAATTCTTGTGAGTGGGAAGAAAAATATTTTGAAGAAGCTGTGATTGTAGCGTCTTCTATGTATTTTTACGCCAGTCGTCAACAGTTAGAAGTAAAATTGTGGACAGCAGATATAGGAATAATTCACGGTAATCAAGTAACTTTAGAAACTCTTGCTGGAATTAATGATGGAGTAACAATGATGAAAGAAATACCTTCTTCTCCTGTCATTTGGTTATCTCAAGATATTAATTCACTCTCGTTATTAACCAATGGTAGTCGTTGGATGATGTTTTCTTCTCAACATAAAAGTCAAGTTAGTGTTAAAGATAATTTTTGTAGAGGAATTTTTTATAGTGAAGAAATACCGTTACAATCTCAACTGCAAAAACCCTTAATGAATTAG
- a CDS encoding tetratricopeptide repeat protein — protein MDWIAPLKAQQQDFCHRLTLGKLLICEENYLHSEVTVIKKEIIEKIKVESILESEDIANKYDLTYPLREILEAIFYRKLAIEAFLARFGNLVWLDNSKYFQNSESTLINSNFLVKKAPYIKILLKTFQGNHQDIQCNLSCQEAETNNIFIYAICSEKFNNNVPAYSIIFLGFTIVNLLKFKKQQTINISSSDELLYISGLSYYINDILSLGYSFIKLAKISLKKGNFDEAISFYDQAIKQNNVNPKIYLLRGICQYKKDNKQSALIDFSQAIELDNNYDLAYHWKGYIYQELGNYSEALVNYNKEIAINPLNFFAYYKRGFTYEKLHQLFNALDDYNMANTINYNFYQLFYNRGGIYYRLGDKETAIEDYNQALKLKPNFVEAYYNLGIVYQELGNYKEAIRNYRLAIKHNNQYYKAYYNLAILQANLGLYKQSINSYGIALKINPYFIQANYNQKALNILIKKEINIVTKDYDISELSDENNLIVDINGKSEKNYFYDSEN, from the coding sequence ATGGACTGGATAGCACCACTCAAAGCACAACAACAAGATTTTTGTCATCGTTTAACATTGGGAAAATTACTTATTTGTGAAGAAAATTATTTACACAGCGAAGTTACTGTCATAAAAAAAGAAATAATCGAAAAAATAAAAGTTGAATCTATTTTAGAATCAGAAGATATTGCTAACAAATATGATTTAACTTATCCTTTGAGAGAAATTTTAGAAGCTATTTTTTACCGTAAACTGGCAATAGAAGCATTTTTAGCTAGGTTTGGTAATTTAGTTTGGTTAGATAATAGTAAATATTTTCAAAATTCAGAAAGTACTTTAATTAATAGTAATTTTTTAGTCAAAAAAGCTCCTTATATTAAAATTTTACTCAAAACTTTTCAAGGGAATCATCAAGATATTCAATGTAATTTATCTTGCCAAGAAGCAGAAACTAATAATATTTTTATTTATGCAATTTGTTCGGAAAAATTTAATAATAATGTTCCAGCTTACTCCATAATATTTCTTGGGTTTACTATTGTAAATTTGCTAAAATTTAAAAAACAACAGACTATTAATATATCATCTTCTGATGAATTGTTATATATTAGCGGATTAAGTTATTATATAAATGATATTTTATCTCTAGGTTATTCTTTCATAAAATTAGCAAAAATATCTTTAAAAAAAGGCAACTTTGATGAAGCAATCTCTTTTTATGATCAGGCTATTAAACAAAATAATGTTAACCCTAAAATATATTTATTGAGAGGAATTTGTCAATATAAAAAAGATAATAAGCAATCAGCCTTAATAGATTTTTCTCAGGCGATAGAATTAGATAATAATTATGATTTAGCTTATCATTGGAAAGGTTATATTTATCAAGAATTAGGTAATTATTCAGAAGCATTAGTTAACTATAATAAAGAAATAGCAATTAATCCTTTAAATTTTTTTGCTTATTATAAAAGAGGATTTACCTATGAAAAATTACATCAATTATTTAATGCTTTAGATGACTATAATATGGCAAATACTATTAATTATAATTTTTATCAATTATTTTATAATAGAGGTGGTATTTATTATCGATTAGGAGATAAAGAAACTGCCATTGAAGACTATAATCAGGCATTAAAGCTCAAGCCAAATTTCGTGGAGGCTTATTATAATTTAGGAATAGTTTATCAAGAATTAGGAAATTATAAGGAAGCTATTAGAAATTATCGTTTAGCTATAAAACATAATAATCAATATTATAAAGCCTATTATAATTTAGCAATTTTACAGGCAAATTTAGGATTATATAAACAATCTATTAATAGTTATGGAATTGCCTTAAAAATTAATCCTTATTTTATTCAAGCTAATTATAATCAAAAAGCTTTAAATATCTTGATAAAAAAAGAAATAAATATAGTAACAAAAGATTATGATATATCAGAATTAAGCGATGAAAATAATCTAATCGTTGATATAAATGGTAAATCTGAAAAAAATTATTTTTACGATTCTGAAAATTAA